The sequence GCCATAATGATATCCTTGATGGTGGGAGGCACGGCCATTTTATCCAGGTCTTTCACCAAATGATAACGGCCGTTTTTGATCTCCATCATCTTTATTTCATAGAGAGCCTTGATAAACTCCTCAATGAAAAGAGGGATCCCTTCGGTCTGCTCGAGGATCAACTGTTCCAGATCCTGAGCAAATTCTTCTGTTTGCAGGATATGGGTGACCATGGCGCGGCTGTCCCGCTGTGAAAAACGATTCAGGTTCAGCTGGGTGTGATACGATTTTCCGCCCCACTTCGGCACGAACTCCAGCCGGTAGGTGAAGATAAGCAAGACTCGTGCCCCGGGTATGCTGTCCAGCAGATGCTTTAAAACCTCCTCGGAACTCTGATCGATCCAATGCAGATCTTCGATAGCCATGACAATATGCCGTTTTTCCGCACCCCTGAGCACGATCGCCTTCAGAACTTCAGTAATCCTCTCCTTCTTTGCCTCAGGGCTTATGGGGAGTTTCTCAATACCGCTGTCTTTGACTGACAAAAGTTCTAAAAAATAGGGGAGGATAGACATTTCATCCATCCCCAACACCTCCAGGCCCTTTTTAACCTTTTCCCTGATCTTTTCATCACTCTCTCCGTCCTGAATATGAAAGTTGCCTTTCAGGATGTCTATGATGGGATGATATGCCATGCCTCTTCCATAGGAAAGACACTTACCCTCAAGGAAGGTGATGTTTTCGTTGGTCACCGCTTTTCTGAACTCATATAAAAGCCTCGATTTGCCCACACCGGCTTCAGCCGCAATGGAGAATGCCCGACCCCTGCCTTTCTTGGACATTTCGAAGCCATCCAGCATGATATCAATTTCGGGCTTTCTGGCCACAAGGGGTGTCAGGCCTCGTTCAGCGGTGACCTCAAACCTTGTTCTTCTGGAGCTGGGGGCGATTACCCGGTAGATTTTGAGAGGCTGTGTTTTGCCTTTAACTTCCTTTTCTCCCAGGCCCTCAAAGCGGAAGAATCCTTCGGTAAGCTTGAATGTCTCATCGGTCACGTAGCTGGTTCCCGGCTCTGCCAATCCTTCCATCCTGGAGGCTAAATTTACCGTATCACCAACTGCCTTAAACTCAACACGGAGGTCATTGCCCAGGGTGCCTACCACCACCGGACCGGTGTGAATACCGATCCGCATCTTGAGTTGTGTGATGCCTGGTTTCTCCTGCTTGAGTTTGTCGCTGAATTTGGACATCTCCCGGTGAATGGCTATGGCGGACCGGATGGCCCGCTGAGGTGCGTCCTCCAAAGCGATGGGGGCGCCAAACAGGGCCATAATGCCGTCACCGGTCATCTCATTGACCGTGCCCTCGTAATTGTGGACCTTATGGATGAGGATCTCATAGACCTGATCCATGATGTCGTAAGCCTCTTCAGAACCGAGGTGCTCCACCAGGCCGGTGAACCCCTCCATATCGGAGAACATCACCGTGACCTGCTTGCGTTCGCCTTCGATTTTATTCCGTTGGGACAGGATTTTCTCTGTAAGGCCCTTGGGAAGATAGCGCTGAATTTTGTCTATCTTTTCGTCAAAGGAGAGATCTTTGGGGGTCGATTCAGAAGGAACAGTTAGGTTAAAGCCGCATCCACCGCAGAATTTGTGTGAAGGGGAATTACTGTAACCGCACTCCGGGCAAATTTTTTCTAATTTGCCTCCACATTCTACACAAAAATTCACACCGGCAGAATTCTCAAACTGGCACTTGGGACATTTCATGTTGGATGTCCTCCATTTTTTTAGGCAATTTGAATGATCTGATCAGAATCTGTTTCAGAAGGAAAAGTTCGTACAAGTGAGAAACAAAATAACCACTGAAGCTTAGATTGATAGGGAGCTGAGAAAGTGTATCGTCAGCAAAGAGAAGCAGCTCTTGCCAGCTGTAAGAGGAGATTTAAATAGAACCGATAAATTTAATAATTGAAAGTGGGATTCAAGTCAAGAAATTATAACCCTAATTGAGCAAAACTCGAGGATACCACAGATTCCCCCGATAACGTGATCTTCGTTTCACTACGAAAGGCGTCGGGGGAGAAGCCCCAGTAAACTTCTGCGAGCCCTTACAAAACATATGCTGTCTTACGGTTTCCCCCAACCATTTATATCTAAATGGTGACATTAAAGATATGAATATTTAAAGGCGGTTGTGATGCCAATGGTAAATAGCTTCAATGATGGGCTTCTTTTTTTTATTTTTGGATATAGATTACCCATTACTCTTGCTCCCCTGGCAGTATAAAAGAAAAGGTCGCCCCTTTACCCAGGCCTTCACTCTCCACCCAGATCCTGCCGCCATGCAGTTCAACCAGCCTTTTGGTCATGGACAATCCCAATCCGGTCCCCTGGAAATGACGGCTGGTAGAGTCCTCAACCTGTTCAAAAGGTTTGAATATGCGCGCCAGATCCTCGCCATCAATACCGATGCCGGTATCCCTGACACTGATTTGAATAGCCTGCTTGCCTCTTTGAATATGATTGTGCCTATCGTCATCACCGGGCAAGCGTTTTCCGGTTATGGTTATGCGCCCGTGATCCGGTGTAAATTTGACCGCGTTGGAAAGAAGGTTGTATATAATCTGTTTGAGTTTACGTTCGTCAGCGATAAAGATTTCAGGAAGTTGATCGATCTTAAGGTCAATCGTGATCCCCCGTTTTACCACCTTATCATGCACCACGGTCAGGCTGTCCTTGAGTAAAGGCTTTATTTCCAATGCAACCGGATTCAATGTTATTTTCCCGGCTTCGACCTTAGACAGATCCAGTATATCATTGATCAGGGCCAGCAAGTGTCGGCTGCTCAACAGAACATCGTTAAGATAGTCCGACTGCAACTCAGTCAACGCGCCACATTTTTCATCCGCAATGAGCTCGCTGAACCCAATGATGTGATTCAACGGTGTCCGTAATTCGTGGCTCATATTGGCCAGGAAAGCGCTTTTGGCTCTGCTGGCTTCCTCAGC comes from Thermodesulfobacteriota bacterium and encodes:
- a CDS encoding adenylate/guanylate cyclase domain-containing protein — encoded protein: MKCPKCQFENSAGVNFCVECGGKLEKICPECGYSNSPSHKFCGGCGFNLTVPSESTPKDLSFDEKIDKIQRYLPKGLTEKILSQRNKIEGERKQVTVMFSDMEGFTGLVEHLGSEEAYDIMDQVYEILIHKVHNYEGTVNEMTGDGIMALFGAPIALEDAPQRAIRSAIAIHREMSKFSDKLKQEKPGITQLKMRIGIHTGPVVVGTLGNDLRVEFKAVGDTVNLASRMEGLAEPGTSYVTDETFKLTEGFFRFEGLGEKEVKGKTQPLKIYRVIAPSSRRTRFEVTAERGLTPLVARKPEIDIMLDGFEMSKKGRGRAFSIAAEAGVGKSRLLYEFRKAVTNENITFLEGKCLSYGRGMAYHPIIDILKGNFHIQDGESDEKIREKVKKGLEVLGMDEMSILPYFLELLSVKDSGIEKLPISPEAKKERITEVLKAIVLRGAEKRHIVMAIEDLHWIDQSSEEVLKHLLDSIPGARVLLIFTYRLEFVPKWGGKSYHTQLNLNRFSQRDSRAMVTHILQTEEFAQDLEQLILEQTEGIPLFIEEFIKALYEIKMMEIKNGRYHLVKDLDKMAVPPTIKDIIMARVDSLPNEARKVLQTGAVIEREFNYELIRRVTGLLERDLLSHMSVLKDLELIYERGIFPQSTYIFKHALTRDAVYESILNKRKKKLHQQTAFAIEDLYEPNLEQHYGHLAGHYAVAENYDKAAYYSMQAAQKAEKTASIGDAIEYCKKRVTYLEKLPITDLRQKEIIDARTILGLYFVQMLYYEESKEAIDPIVELAHQMNYEEKLPAILTIKGNYAILVQEDYFNGCKHFEDAVKIAGRINDTNSLLIANWRLAFVCCLNCEFEKASRNFKQALDICKAANDLWGIARVRSYESLFLLTSLGNMYKAYLVAKDAIRNAEESGDSYSKAFAYPSLGFSYYGKGWLKGAIKALLKGVALCEKLNLSMWSAVARWFLAEVYFEVGEYQQSRHHYQVAVQLLEQGNAFPSWMAVNKIGVEKAALMTGDKHIDMEVLNRYMAEGTYKYPKVWKTRFIAQILLNSDKHHFRETDNWIRRAIQTAEQNHMMWHLAKSRVLYAKFFKRKGDTSKARKQLSTAIEIFKECGAEGWVEKYEKELAAF